The sequence aaattcctatgaaatgccTTTTCCCATACAAGTCTTGGAGGAATTTTAagaagaggtagaacctcatggaaaaaatcgtttgagtctttatctctcctcaaattcttgtgtttttcctgtggtccaatcaaatggtcattcctacgttattcctatattttgcaatcctctgttttacacttacattcctgccagaatcctatgttttttctattcctctgttttttcattcccgtgattcaaaggggcccttaaacTAAATTATTCTGGGATAGACctatccaaattcatagtatCATATCTCACACTAGATTAATTTATTCTGAGACAGATGTAGTATTTACTCGCTACTCacacaaatataagcatttgtGAGGTATAAGTTCTCCAATATATCCAACCACCACTCATATTGTAAAGGTATCAAAATTATTTCATCTTAGCTttaaatttttcttttgctaaaaCTTATAAGATTCTTCTATCTACGGATGGAGGGAGCATATGAGACAACAACATTTAGCTCTCTTATCCCTCAAACCATTGAAAAAATTACAGGATCATCGTTCGTCTAATTATAAATCATAACACATTATTcgtaaaataataatttataagtaaaacttttatatatgtatttcaatactataaataaattatgactctaaaatttaaacttagaattaaaattttggttATGGCTAATAGGCTAAAGGGCAACAACAAAAGAGAAAACAGAAAATGATACATTTAACTTtaacttcctcgttttccgctagcacactttttaaactgttaattggtgtgttttttaaaagtagtttctatatagaagttgttttgaaaaagcaaataaatccattttgaaattcataatagttaatatttaattaatcatatgcttaATAAGATTTTTCGTTTTGCGTGCAACAAAAATTTATCTCCAAAACAGTGAGTAGTAAGTAAAACAAAACAGTGCAGCTGTGCACGGCTGGCATTGGCAATCTAGGAGCAGTGTGCTTGCAGTTTTGCACTCCCtggaaagaaagaggaaaaacaAGAGGAGGATTTCCCCCACAAGAATAGCTCAAACCTGTCTGCATGCATGTCTGTCTGCactctgcatccatccatccatccatccatccatccccgGGCAGACACGGATTCAGACGCGCAAGAAATCTCCCTCACCTTTACTTGCAAACATATACCcataaatctctctctctcgcccgcTTGTCTTGTCTGACTTCTTGTTGCCTCTtgcctccttcttcttcttcttcgtcttcgtcgtcgcgAAATACAGGCGTGTGGGGCGAGAGTGATCAGGTGGCAGCTGggtgtttcttcttcttcttcaactcgAGTTCTTCCTTAGCCATGGCGCTCCTGCTGCTGCGTATGGGCGTCTCCGTCGCGCTGCTCGtcgccttcttctcctctctgaTTCCGTCGTCAGGTCGGTGCCTGTGCCTGTGCCTCTGCATTTCCCATTGGTTCTTGCAGTACTATTTGGATTTCGGTTCTTGGTTCTCAGGTTGTTCTTCTCCGGTTGATTCATTCACGCCTAAATTTTTGcgtcttttttttgggtgccATGTGCTGTATGATTCGTCTGTAAGGATtccggagttttttttttttggtgttgttttttttttcttcttattttacTGTATTCGGAGAAAATTTCTTTTCCCCATCGTAGCGCGATTATCGTGATCAAAATGGATGTGACAATAAAGGAATGAGCTGTTTTCCGTTTACCTCATTAAAGATTTTAATTTGGTGTTTATGACCTTTCCAAAATGGACAACTAAGAGTCATGAAtaccaaatttaaatttttattgtTGTATATGCGTGGTGCGATGGGTTTTGCTCATAGtatatgtttgtttgtttcggATCATATGTCAAAACAAACTATTTCTGTTTAGTTCATGATCAggttttaatccatttttccaaaaaaaaaaaatgtcaaagcaAACTGAACATGTAGCGAGTGTGTGCATATTATTTCTGTTAGAGCTCAGAGCGAAGAATCAGCCTTATGTGTCGCGTCATGCTACAATCGTGATCTTTTCTTGTTACGTACTACTATATGTTGTTAACACAAATATTATAATCACTGAAGCTATTGGCACAAATCACTATTATGTTTCATGTATGTCTATTCATCTGAACTGTGATCCTGATCATGCACAAGATGATAAAGTTCGGTTCTTTATCTTCACATGCATGATTAACCATCAAAGATGAGATGTGCCCTACCAAAACGTTCTTCAATCTGGATGTATCACTAAATTCTGACTTGTTTCTTGATACATTATGTAGAGGCATACGATCCGCTTGATCCAAATGGGAACATAACAATCAAGTGGGATGTGCTGCAATGGACTCCAGATGGATATGTTGTGAGTAAACCTTAATTTACTATTATGTGTCTGTAACTACTTTATTACCATTATCATCTATCAACCAACTCAATGCATGTCGCTGTTGCCACATGAGTCCACATCTGCTTTCATCAATCTCTGCACATTAGTACTCTGTCTTGTTGGCAGATTGACGCTTCACTGTCTCTCTTTTGTAACTGAAACACTGAAAGTAGTGGCCTTTCGTTAAATTTCCATTCATGCCACTTTTTTAGCTTTTGACTTTCTTGATAAACTTACAACTGGCATGACCAAATACTGGTGCATCGATGCTTGCAATCCATGGTTGCTGGTCAAAGACATGACATCACGACACAAATCTATTTTCTTTgtatttctctattttatctGTTAGACTGTAACTTATAGGTGCTCTGAACTGTTGATCTTGATTAATATCAGTACTCACAAGACATAACACAAACCTTACATAAACTCAATTTTGTTGCATTTTGAACTAGTCAAGACCAAATCTTTGCACTATCTCTTATCTTCAGTGTATTTTTACACAATTCAGAAAACTGTCAACCTGCACAAAATTCCCTTCCTGCCTTCCTGGTTCACAGGACTTGTGATTAGTTGCTGAGATAATGTTAAAAATCCATTTTCTCCAGGCTGTTGTTTCACTATACAACTATCAGCAGTATCGACACATTCAATCACCCGGGTGGAAACTCGGATGGGTGTGGGCAAAGAAGGAGATAATCTGGGCGATGAACGGCGGCCAAGCGACGGAGCAAGGCGACTGCTCAAAGTTCAAATCAAATATCCCACATTGCTGCAAGAAAGATCCTGAGATCGTGGACCTGCTCCCGGGAACCCCTTACAACATGCAGATTGCCAACTGCTGCAAGGGAGGAGTGCTCAACTCGTGGGCACAGGACCCTGCAAATGCCATAGCATCATTCCAAGTCAGTGTTGGTCAGGCAGGGACGACGAACAAGACGGTGCGGGTGCCGAGAAATTTCACCCTGAAATCTCCAGGTCCAGGGTATACCTGTGGCAGTGCCAAGGTTGTGAGACCTACCAAGTTTTTTTCGCAAGATGGAAGGAGAACAACTCAGGCTCACAGTAagatttttttctgaaatttccaTGATCTTAGTATTTGCCGTGCAAAGTAGTTCAGGGATGAGCTTACAATCTATTGCAACAGATTCAGAATTGTTCTTGTTTCGATACCGCCTTTTCGTGCATCATCGGTGACCGCTTGATTTCTTTTGTGCAGTGACATGGAATGTGACTTGCACATATTCACAGATTGTCGCGCAAAGATCTCCGACGTGCTGCATTTCGCTCTCGTCTTTTTACAATGATACCATAGTTAACTGCCCAACATGCTCATGTGGCTGCCAGAATAATAAACTAGGAAGCTGTGTAGAGTAAGTTACATTAACATGACAAAACTACTCAAAATCAGTTTTATGTTCAGTTAACATGACTGTTGCAACGTACTGTTTGACAGGGGAAATTCTCCTTATTTGGCTTCTGTTGTGAACACCCATAACAAGGACAGCTTGACACCTCTAGTCCAGTGCACTTCTCATATGTGCCCAATAAGAGTTCATTGGCATGTGAAGGTTAACTACAAGGAGTACTGGAGGGTCAAGATCACAGTGACAAACTTCAATTACAGGATGAACTACTCTCAGTGGAACCTAGTCACTCAGCACCCCAGTTTTGACAATCTGACAACCATTTTCAGCTTCAACTACAAATCTTTGAACCCATATGGAGTAATAAGTAAGCCCTGAAAACAATTCTACTCATGtggttaattatttttcagatatttactgtttcttttttcagatGATACCGCGATGTTATGGGGAATCAAGGACTACAATGACTTGCTCATGACGGCGGGTCCAGATGGAAATGTTCAGTCTGAGCTTCTGTTCAAGAAGGACCCCAAGAGTTTCACCTTTGAGAAAGGCTGGGCCTTCCCAAGACGTATATACTTCAATGGTGACAACTGTGTGATGCCACCACCAGATGCATATCCATGGCTGCCAAATGCTTCAACAAGAGTGATGTCTTCAATTCTCCTTCCATTCATTACCATTTGGACAGCACTGACATTCTTGATGGTTTACGCATAGTGAAAGGAAATCGTAATTTTACGTATTCAGGAAAGTTTTGACCTTGTTGTGCATTACAAAGTTTTAGATGATATGTTGCATGAAGAGAAGATTCAGTGCAGATACCTAACCAAAAACCGTCGTTGATCATTGTATAAACTTACTTGTATACATTTAATCTCagacaagataagatgcaaacACAGTACTTAAGGAATTTTATCCTCTCTTCCTTTATGAACCTTCACACATTTATCAGATGAGCATGTACTGCAAAATGAAGTTAGTTGATTTTTCCTATGATCATATATGAAAACTAACAGCTCATTTCAGATGCAACATCAGCATTCAGTGAACAAGAGACAAATGCTACTGATGTAACTGACTTCAGTCAGAGAATGTGAAACATCATTGTCGCCTCATTCCATCCTGATTGAGTGATTGTGTCGTACAAATATGTTCCCAAAATTATGCTCATATCCCCTCCACTTACAGAATTTTTTTACCATtcaaaaacaagattttttttaaaaaaacaatttttcccAGTATGTTCAGAACATCAAAACACAAATCATATTCAGACCAAAACCATCCTCCTATCTGCTAATTCTGCTGCAGGTTCTAAGCACTACGCCATGAGGAAGAACACCAaggccgccatggccaccgcggAGCCGAcgagcgacgccgccgccgggggagcGGCGTTGGGCAGGTAAGGGTAGGAGTCCGGCGGCGGCATCTGGCACTCGTCGCCGTTGAAGTAGACCTTCCTCGGGAACGCCCATCCCTGCCTGAACGTGAACGTCCTCGCGTCCTTCCTCATCAGCACCTCCGACTGCACGTTCCCGTGCGGCCCGGCCTCCATCAGCTGGTCGTTGAAGTACTTTAGCCCGTAGAACATCGCCGTATCATCTGCAAAAACCAAAATCCACATCCAATTCACATCCAATTCGCATCAAGATCACAGCAAATTTAGGACCACCGTGGTGGCATCATTTTTGGAGCCTCGTCTCTGTGGCGTTCCCGTAGGTCTAGCGGCGTTCGGCCACGCTTAGCGGGGGTCGTTTGGTGCTAGGCTTCACCCTCAGTGGTTTGTGCTTGGGTGGTAGTGCGTGGTGTATGGCAATGCACCTCGGTGCATTTTGATGTTTTTCCTTGTAACTTTTACTCCTTCTTAATGTACTCGGTTGGCCTCCTTCGGCCTTCACGGCGAAAACAAGATCACAGCAAATTTAGGATGAAATAATTCTTACTGATGGAGCCGTAGGAGACGACGGGCTTGTAGTCGAAGCTGAAGACCTCGGTGATGTTGTCGAGGTTGGGGTGCTGGGCGACGAGCGTCCACCCGGTGTAGTTCATCCGGTAGTTGAAGTTGACGATGGTGATCTTGGCGCGCCAGTACTCCTTGTAGTTGAGCTTCACGTGCCAGTGCACCCTCACCGGGCACATGTGCGGCGTGCACTGCAGCAGCGGCGcctccattgccgccgccgccgcgacgccattGCCGCGCCCGTGCGCGTTCGCGTCGTGCTTCTTCCCCGTCACCGCCAgcctcttcccctccctctcgctCCTGCACGGCACGGCGATAGAACGCGGTcagttcgtcggcggcggcggcggcggcggatgtcgtcggcggtggcgtacGTACCGGACGCAGGGCTTGTGGGCGTCGCAGCCGCAGGCGCACTTGGCGCAGGGGACGATGGTGTCGTTgtagaaggaggagaaggagacgcAGCACGACGGGTACTTGGACGCCAGGTGCTGCGAGTACGTGCACGTCACGTTCCACGTCACTGCACACAAgcatgacatcatcaatggcggCGTCCTCGTCCCGGCGAAGAAGACGAAGGTGGTGTAGTCAGCCACTTACTGAGGGCTTGGGTCTTGCGGCGGCGATCGGCGGTGAGGAAGACGGTGGAGGGGACGACCCTGGCGCGGCCGCAGGTGTAGCCGGGGCCGGGGCCGAGGAGGGTGAAGTTCCTGGGGAGCCTGACGGTGCGGTTGGTGGTGCCGGCCTGGCCGACGCTGACctggaacgcggcggcggcggaggagggggactGGCCGTACGccgggaggacgccgccgcggcagcagtTGGCGATCTGCTGGTTGTAGGGGACGCcggggaggaggtcgacgacggCTGGCGTCCGGCGGCAGCAGTGCGGGAGGTTGGCCTTGAAGCGGGAGCAGTCGCCCTGGTCCGTGGCCTGCGCGCCCACCATGGACCAGATCACCTCCTGCCGCGCCCACGTCCACCCCACCGTCCACCCTGGCGCCATTATCTGACGGTATGTCTGGTAGTTGTTGATCGTCACCATCGCctgcgtaaaaaaaaaatattgcaccCATCAGTTCGTCGATGACGAGCTTGACATGATGATCATATATGTAAtggtaaaagtttttttttggttttgctatatactccctctatccttaaatatatgacgccgttgactttttttaaacaggtttgatcgttcgtcttattcaaaaacttttgtgaaatatataaaagtacatttaataatgaatcaaatgatagaaaaataattaataattacttaatttgttttgaataagacgaacggtcaaacatattttaaaaaatcaacggcgttaaatatttaacgGACAGAAGGAGTATTTATTAGAAAGAAATTGtctaatataaatatagtatgatCGTAGTGTAGTTATactataacttgtatgtaaatGCAATGTAATTTTCGCATAATTTTAAACGGTTAGATTTACTTCAATATTCATGCAAGTtaggaaggaaaaaaattcaTGGCACATGCACGGGTGAGGAGATTCAGTTTCACGACCTCTTGTAGTTATGTACAAGTTACAAAGTAATTTTACTATGattgtattatatttatatctgataaatttttagaagaaaactgatcgacaaatatatataactacTTCGAAAAAAAATTTTACTTACGACGTATCCGTCGGGTGTCCACGACATGACGTCCCATTTGATGGTGATGTTGCCGTTGGGGTCGAGCGGATCATAAGCAACTACAGAGTATATTACATTTGCATCGATGATCAGAAGCGAGATTAGAAGAAGAGATATGATGAAGATTCAGGCACCGATCGATCGAAAGACGTACCAGCGACAGAGAGCGTGGCGGCGAGGATGAGTAGAAGAAGGGAGCTGGGCACCGCCATTGCTGCGAGCTGCTGCTTTGCGACACTAACTAGACCTGCATTGGGGTGATGAGCGAGAAGACAGTCGCAATGCTGGGCTTTAAGGCAAAGTAGGCAgctgcagtggcggcggcggggagcggacGAGAGATGGCAAAGCGCCACCAACCGGTGGCTGCTTTAGTTTCCTTGGCGATGACGAGATcggccggcgcgcgcggctagcgacggcggccgcgctgCGCCTTTTCATGGGCACGCGTGACGCGTCTCGTTGTCTCTGTGTTGCTTGCGGTTGAGTTCCTCTCTGCTCAAGCAAGCGTGGTTGGTGGTGATCAGATCACTTGGGGGGAAGTGAGTGGGAGTAGGAGgcgagagggagaagaagatcgTGTATGATCGTGTGCTGCTTCCGGCCTCCGATCGCGACGGTTAAACGCCTCGCCGATCTCCTGACACAGCTTTCGATTTGTGCAAGTGATAATATTGGATTGACATTTGTTCAGGTAATTAACAATTCCTCTTCGTAAACTGGAAACGTTCTGAGCTGCTGTTGTCTGATAGCCTGATTTGGACtgaatttttcacattttggtccttttaaaaaacttatttcgcaaatagatcTCTGGAAAAACTTATCACAGAAAtagtcctttttggggcgccagccGTCCCCCTGCCGACatggcggggcgatgctgaggtggctagggggagcgcgccagagtggctggcgccccccccccccccaagttttttatttttcttttatttttttgatattattttcacgcttagggacaCATAAGAACCCaccatagaaaaaatgaactcaaatggacgtaatatgtgacctgtagaatttttcctctcctctcctctctctctccgaactagtgcagaggagagagatatgcaacttttttatttttattttatttttttgatatttttttcacacttaggaactcacaagaaccaaccatataaaaaataaactcaaactgACAAAATATGTGGCCtatggaattttccaaagctctacagaaaaacttctctcctcgaaaacacaatcttgcaagcgaaatttggaggttttaatatcgccgaacccgGCTAAgcggggagaatcggatgtaacttttttttagatgtccgtggatatattatttgcctgattccgagtccgtatgagaaagttatgcatattttaataaatgacatattttgtccgtttcgatagagttttggaaaattctacaagtcacatattttgtccgtttgagtttattttttatatggttggttcctatgttctcctaagtgtgaaaaaatatcaaaaaaatgaaataaaaatcaaaaaattgcatctctctgtactgtttaacttatggctatcatttcatgtggttatattttgaattagattaagtaatttcatatagtgatAGAGTGCATTATGTGTAACATGTTGATCAAAGGGTTTTAGTGAAgtgcaaagtagactaagtggtatgctagctattttcagacttagctaagtggtagttcgagtttaaatttttttacggttggttgtatcgtgatcctaagtgtaaaaaaacatccgaaaaaataaaacaaaaatgacaCCGTTGCAACTCCATACAGAGAAACAGGAATGGAGGCGAGGGGGGCGCtagcatggctggcgccctc is a genomic window of Oryza glaberrima chromosome 7, OglaRS2, whole genome shotgun sequence containing:
- the LOC127778728 gene encoding COBRA-like protein 1: MHVCLHSASIHPSIHPSPGRHGFRRARNLPHLYLQTYTHKSLSLARLSCLTSCCLLPPSSSSSSSSSRNTGVWGESDQVAAGCFFFFFNSSSSLAMALLLLRMGVSVALLVAFFSSLIPSSEAYDPLDPNGNITIKWDVLQWTPDGYVAVVSLYNYQQYRHIQSPGWKLGWVWAKKEIIWAMNGGQATEQGDCSKFKSNIPHCCKKDPEIVDLLPGTPYNMQIANCCKGGVLNSWAQDPANAIASFQVSVGQAGTTNKTVRVPRNFTLKSPGPGYTCGSAKVVRPTKFFSQDGRRTTQAHMTWNVTCTYSQIVAQRSPTCCISLSSFYNDTIVNCPTCSCGCQNNKLGSCVEGNSPYLASVVNTHNKDSLTPLVQCTSHMCPIRVHWHVKVNYKEYWRVKITVTNFNYRMNYSQWNLVTQHPSFDNLTTIFSFNYKSLNPYGVINDTAMLWGIKDYNDLLMTAGPDGNVQSELLFKKDPKSFTFEKGWAFPRRIYFNGDNCVMPPPDAYPWLPNASTRVMSSILLPFITIWTALTFLMVYA
- the LOC127778729 gene encoding COBRA-like protein 6, producing the protein MAVPSSLLLLILAATLSVAVAYDPLDPNGNITIKWDVMSWTPDGYVAMVTINNYQTYRQIMAPGWTVGWTWARQEVIWSMVGAQATDQGDCSRFKANLPHCCRRTPAVVDLLPGVPYNQQIANCCRGGVLPAYGQSPSSAAAAFQVSVGQAGTTNRTVRLPRNFTLLGPGPGYTCGRARVVPSTVFLTADRRRKTQALMTWNVTCTYSQHLASKYPSCCVSFSSFYNDTIVPCAKCACGCDAHKPCVRSEREGKRLAVTGKKHDANAHGRGNGVAAAAAMEAPLLQCTPHMCPVRVHWHVKLNYKEYWRAKITIVNFNYRMNYTGWTLVAQHPNLDNITEVFSFDYKPVVSYGSINDTAMFYGLKYFNDQLMEAGPHGNVQSEVLMRKDARTFTFRQGWAFPRKVYFNGDECQMPPPDSYPYLPNAAPPAAASLVGSAVAMAALVFFLMA